TGAACTCACTTAGCAGTTTTTCCTCAGTTGAGGTACTCTTTGTGGAATTTTCATGTCTCAGAAATCACTTTCTTCTGTCAAATTTGGCTGAAATCGCTAATTAGCTTCAAAAGCTATTGGCAAATGATGCGGAAATAGACAAGAAACATCCTGATAAGAAACTAAAAAGCTACTACTTGCTgttctgcaaaataaaaataagctaTTACTTAGAGTCTGCAAGCTTATCATTCCTTTCAATTCCTTCACTGTTTGGCCAAGTTTTTTTAACTCGTTGTTGTGAAGAAACAGAATCTGTAATGAACATAAGTGTTTCAGAGCacctgaaataaaatgaaaaaaaattaatcattcTCATCATAGCTGCCTTTATTGGAACATTATTTTGCTATGCTGTACACCGAATTTGGTATTTTAGCTATCTATATATGCCTGTCTTTTGCTAACACTTTGCATGAGATGTTACTTAAACAATaaattaaagatatttcaaTATCCTTTTCACCTTTCTAGTCACATCCTTTAAGCACATGCCTATCTTTTTTtattccaatttttttccatttgtccACATCACCCTTGCATCAACAAATCAGCCTCAATTGCAACCTCTCTTCTACCTCCCTTCATTCCTCCCATATCCCTGTAATCTTTGGTTAATTCACTTCCTTTTGCCTTGACCTAATATTACCTTTGCCTCACAAACAATAGTATATCCCTAATAGTACTTTTGTCTCACAAGTAGTAAATAGTGCATTCCTTAGAAAATGGTTCTGTTTCAAGTAATTATTGCTGTATTAAAAAGCTATTACGAAATACTGTTTTGAGCCAGACTGTGTTCACATCCTCACTCATCAAGATTAGatatttcattttccaaattaaatatAGCATTTTATCCACATTTGTCTACTAATGATGCACTTCTGTTTATCCATATTTTGTTATAATCTGTATTGTCTCTTGTATCCATGTTTATGTCTTTCAAATATGAAGTTTGCTTGAAATCTCACAGAAACCAATCAACATCATTTCTGATGCAGCATTTTATagggacagaaaaaaataaaatattgacaTTTAAAATGTCTAAAATAATTAGAAATGTATTATGCTTTGGCCTGTTCATTCACAAATTTACAAGTCTGGTAAAGCCATTTTAATTTACAAGGACAAGCAAAACTAAAATAGATGTATAAGAcagatgcatttttaaaatagacCAAGTTTGGCAGTAACTTTGCAAAATACTTCTGGTTATAAATTCTCACTAATAAATCTGGTCATGCAAGatcaaaaatatttcacaattGCCTGGCATAAAGTGAATGACATTTCATCCCTTAAACCAGAATAAACACATCACCTTATTGTCACTCAAGTAtgttggaaaaaataaatatctaatAATTAACATGTAATAATTATACATACATAGGATCTTTCAACCAGTAAGTTACTTGCTGTAATCCAGTTTTATAAATTTGAAAGCcaatacagaaaaaagaaagtataGCACTCTGCTCAACAACTTAAAAAGGGAAGATTGGTACCTGATATATCTGTCAGCTCATTATGGTTGAGATAGAGTTCAGTCAAATAATAGTTTTTGATCAAGAAGGTTAAATCTTGGATCTGAAATTAGAGTTAGGAAAACTGTTATATGTCACTCTGAATGTGGTGTTGGAGAATTATAAACATGGCCCCTTGAAAACTGTTTAACCACAGGTAGTTTCttatatttctgtttcagaCTCTTGGTCTAAGGATTCTCTTGACAACTGAACTTCATTAGAGGTACTAGTTACAAATCAAATACAAGCAGTAGAGCCTTACCTAATTTCTTGAACTACACATTTAACGTTTGCGTTTGGAAACAGATTTCTTTGAATGACTGGTCTCcacattttctcttccttatattcatatttgaaataatttttattgttaGAAGACCCTTGTAGAGCATAATAATTCTGGTTTAAGAATATTCCTGAAATATATAATTTGAATAAACCCAGCATcttgtttttaaattgtttttcacCAGCAGGTTCAAAGAGCACAAATTTGTTCTTACTTACCAGAATTGTCATCTAATCATATTTAGAGAATCAATTAGagttatagaaaaaaaaatcagtatagGTATGGGTGTATTCCCAATCAAGAGTTATCTTCAGTCCCTATGGAATCACACCTCCTTGTTTGGAGAAGCTCAAATCCAATACATTTTTGGCTCCAGTGCAAGGTAAAGTATCTACAGTGGGATAGCAAGCTGTCCTTTATAATTGAGAACTGAGAGTACTAATGGTGATAAAGATTTTATCCTACAGTTTAAATGCAAGAATAACAAACAGAGTTTAATTCCTGaatctgtgaattctgtgatgAAAAGTAATTTGTTAGGAAACGAATTATTTCAGTCCTTGAATTTTGCCACTGACTCCAAAATAAATGTGTTGTGCTCTGTGTATTAACAGTATCTGAAAGCTGGAAGGAAGAGCATAAGACAGAAATTTTTTCCACTCCCTTGTACAATGGTTTTCCCTATTTTTGGcaagttttgttttcagaatcATCTGAAGTTTGCTTTTCTCCTGATAAAATTATTAAGTGCAGAAAAATATGCTGCTCCTATTGAGGCATTTCAGTCAGATTTTTCCTACGAAAAGCCACTGATTGACTCCTCCACACAAGTTATATAGAACAACAAAAGAATGTTCTTAGTTACTGCTTAGGTAGGAAAGTGAGAGTTGTGCAAAACTCCaatttattaatcttttttGATCAGCAAGATCAGTTGGGCTCAGTCATCAGGTTAATACTTCTTTTTAATGTCCTTTAGCTATACAAGGAAAAGCCCTATTATACCTGTGATTTTagtttaacattttaatatatctctatatttgcttttttcaaaAATAGTTAGTAAAGTAGAGATCTTCTGATGAATTGGACATAAGATGCCATATAACTGATGCTAGCCTGGGACAGCAGATATACATGTGCTCTGAAGTGACATggaatgaaatttttttttttctgctgctcacAGATCTACTTATTTACCTGAGCAAGCAATTCTGGAGATGCAAGAATTTGGGCTCACTGTGAAAGTCACGTAAACTACTGTACAGTAAAATATTCATACCCTGTCATCCCCAGAACTGCAGCGCTGCTTCCTGTGCACAGGAAGAAGCTCATTTCACAGAGTTTTATGTCACTATTGTGTGCATGACATCAAAAAGGAGCATCACCTCGACCACCAGCCTGCCAGGAAATAAAGTATGCATGTCTGCAAGAAGAGCCATGCATTTCCTGCAATCCACTCCTGTCCTACAGCCACATCACCGCTCAGCCTGTTCCAAGAACTGCTCGCTCTAATCACACTGAGAGCTCAGAAGTAGCACAAAACCTCAGCTccttaaataaacaaaatttataAATCTGATGTGACTCTAACGGAAAATACATTATCTTATCCTCtgtaatgtaaaaaaaaaaaatagttttcttcaaaactgttACATTTGACAGTTAAATTAgcttggaaattaaaaataatttattcatttgACAATATATATAATACTTTATGCTAGAAAAGACTACAAAATAATAATCAGGGAGTACAGATGCATTGTTCTGCTCTTTAAAGGAATATCTTATTACCTTATTGTTGTTAATCCACAAATACTTTAATCTGCGAAACTGTGAAAGACTTGGGATGCTTCTTAATCCTctggtggaagaaaaaaaaagtgtaacaAATTTCTTAACATGAATAGTGCTTACTAatttgataaatattttaattttccataaATAATATTAGACAAGAACTAGAAAGGCACACTTCCTTAGAATTTATGGTAGAGAAAGACACAAAGAGAAGGTGGCAGAGACAGTGTAAGCACTCTGCACACCTGCAAACATAACAAGACAGCAGGTGGTAAagaaacaggaacaaaaaaaaagtgatacaTTAATTGCCTTTCCATAACAGCATGAGTTATGAGTCTGAGTCACATGTACTTTGCACTTTGCAGAAATCCTGCTCAGAACGCAGGAGGAGAAGTTTGGCACCCTGGGAACTTGAAGCTAAAAGCAAAACTACTTTGAAGGGGCAGCGGGGGATGTCCAGCCACAGTGCCAGAGAAGCCAACAGAAGACAGACATCAAGCATGCCAAAgtgcattttttaaagtatttttcataTTAGTGTATATTGtgaatttttgcctttttttcacTCGTGCCCTATTCTCATAGAAACTTAGTACATCCACTGAGGCTGAAATGATCTCCCACATGCTAGTATGGTTTTATGTTTAATTGTGTATCTAGCACTTTGAGCTTGCTAGTGTActctaaataaaaaattacctACTGACCAGAAAATATTAGTGAGCTGCCAAGTGATTTTAACTAACTGCTCTTCTTTATTTTCATCGCTATAAATAAATGTTCTTAATTTCCACTAGAAAAATTATAGATGACTTTTACCTGACAATTTTTAATTGCCAtaataaaaattttcttctggATTTTAATGTGTTGCAAGATGAAGGCCAGTGTTTCAGAAAGTAACAGGACTGATAAAAACTAACCTCACATCATTAGGCTAAAGGAGTGTTTGTTTTCCAACTGTGAAGTCTGGTCTCTATCTTTCCATGTTGTCTTTTtatttgtagggttttttttcccaacacaCCCTCCAGGTACAGACAAAGGGAGGGTGGATGCCTTTTCTCATCTTGCTTTTGCAAATGAAAAGTCTGTCAAGAGCAAACCCTACAAAGTTGAGGCACTGTACTTTTAGTCCCTTGTATTACTGAAAATCAGATTATCCTCTCATGTTGTTACTTTAAACTGTTTCTTTGGCTTCCTCAGATGAGCCATAAAAACTAACCCTGCAAATACATACTTAATGTGTCTACTGTCACAAGTAACAGAAAAAGACATTACTGCAAGCAGCAGGGACAAGCAGATGGCTGTTGACAGGATGGACATACAGAGCTCCTACAGAGCTCCTATCTAATTCTCCTGTGCATCCCTGAACTATATTTCAGGTAGCAAAGCCAAAATTTCTTGGTCACTGCCACTCTACAACTAGTTTACAGCTTTACATTTAATTTGCTTTACTCCCTGTCTAGTAACAGCCTCATCTTGACTATCTCCAAGCCTCAATCTAttgttttttttgcttttggttttctgcttagttggtttttttttgggttgtttttttgtttttttttttttttttcatattaaggCATTTAATTTGCCCCAGGTAGAGCTTAATTCCTCTAACATTTTAAAAGAGCCTGTCCTTTTCTACTTGCCTTCCAGACTTTGTATGTCTTTTATAAACTGATCCTTTTTGGCCTGCAGCACTCTTTTTTTATCTACTGCTAAGTTAATCAGTTTTCCTGGGATGACATTGCTTCATGTCCCTTTAAGAGCAGTGGTTAAAAATATAAACTCATTCCCTCTTGTTTGAttgactttaattttttttccattttcttattTCAGCTAGCAGAAAAATATGCCAAACCAACACTAAAGGAGGCATGATCTGATAATGAGCTTGGCTGGGATTCAAGTTTATATAAACTGATACAGAATAAAAGGAGCTCACTTCTATCCAATCATGAAAGAATCCATCTTGCATTATCTTTAACAAAATGGTTTAATGGGAAGACAGATCACTTATGTATCTGCCATGtgagcatttctttttttattctataccaaaaaaaatacttgaaagaCAGTGAGGGCACACATTTAagcatttcaaaacagaaaatacgACTGTATACATAGTCTTAATTCTTTACATATGTGGTATAATAATTGCATTGTTTTGAAAGTATGTATATATGCATCTTGTAATTTTCTCATTATTGAAACTTCTCCCtaaaattttaccttttttcttttttctaaaatgcacattttaaaaaatttgacAGTAACTATGTGTTTTACCTCACAAAGCATCAAATACTTTCTTGATGTAAATCACAGGATGTGATAAGGAATTTAAACATATAAGTGAGCACATGTAGATTTTCAAGACCATATAATTTCCACTAAAAACAGACTAGATAACACTGAAATCCCTTAATCccttaagacttttttttcactctggACCAAGAGACCTTGAAAACCTTGTCCCTGCATGATTAAACTACATTAGCTTTTCTGTATGCTATCAACCATGTGAGCAGTGGATGCAGTTGTGAGGCTGCAGACAGGTATGCAACACTTGGAGTTGTGCCCTGGCCAGAAATTCAAAGCATGCTTTCCCAAAACTTTGAAGTATGTCCTGTCATGTATCCATCCCTCTATGGCAGCCTCTCAGCATGCTCATACTACAACATACACCTCTATCAACCCAGATCACCCACAGGTTCATGAAAGTTTGCCTTTCTTCACTTAGTACAtcttcttctcctcatctgccCTACATCTCAAGCTGTTTCATTAAGCTCTCAGAGGAGATCAGCTCTCTCATCAGTACTGCCTGCCCAAAATGTGTTCTTGTGCTTGTATTCACTTCATGTTGCCCTGCCCTCACTTCAGTTCTTAGCAGTACAGATGCAGGTAATTTCAAAGGTGGTACCACTGAATTTTGCCATTGCAGTAACacattttttcagaaatttggCAGTTACTAGACTGGGCAGGTCCCGTGTTCTTTCATTTGCCTTCTTGATACTCCTTCCACCCAGCCTTATAAGCCTGTTAGAACAGGCAGAGATCAGCCTATCAGCTCTTACTCCTCTGCTCCCCATGGCAGAAATTCATGTACAACTCTGCAAACTCACAGACTCTCAAGCAGCTCTGGGTTGCTGGAGACAGATTGTGTATCTAGGGATGAAGCTGTTAGCTGTGAGCACAGTGCTGTTGTGTGTCTGTGTACCTTTACCATGTCTTTATTCACAACACGTATGGACTATGTAAGAATATGATTTACTGGTATTTCACATATAAACAATGTTCAGAGAGTTTCTGATACAGAAAGCACTGGGAAAGATTTCTATTTACTGTATGCTCTACTTTTAGTAAAAGTcaaaacaagaaatattttacttacTGTCTAGCCAGATACAGTGCTATGACATCCACATTGCTCTTATAGCCACAAATCTTCAGCTGTTTTTCTATTGCCTGACAGTACACAGTACATTTGTCAGTATAATATGCTGCATCACTATGGATTCATTACATTGTAACATATGTGAACTCAGCGTTTAAAGTAACATGCAGAACAAAATCAATACATGTATCACAGCACCTTATTACAGCAAACTGTAACATAGTCTAAGAGAGATAAAGAGGTATTAAATTTCCAGTCTCTATTTTAAATTGATAAAAATAGTCTGGTCATTAGGCTACACTTAcactaattttcttttcctgtggagAATCATAGTTGGTAGACATGAAGCAAGTAATTAAAGTATGTTAACTGGAAAATGGGCTTCTCACTCAGGTCAGCTAACCCAGTACTTGTGGATGAACAAGGAAACTGCTTACTTTGCATTACAGCTACAACTTTATTTTATGCAGCTTTACTTTAAAACTATGCATATGACCTTTTAAAACTACGCATCTAGAAAACTCTGCTTGTACATTTAACATTGAAAAATGCAGacacaatttttattttcagtgtattAGTGATGTGTCATAACTtgcaaaaagcaacaaaacccaTTCATGTAAGAATTGTGGATCTCTCTTACTAGTGGTTGATAAAAACTAAAATGGAATTGTGGATTCTTACAATGGAATTGTAAGAATTGTGGATCTCTCTTACTAGTGGTTGATAAAAACTAAAATGCGTAtcaaaaaaaagtgtttaataCATGACCTATTTTGCCCAACATCATTATGACCACTActgtttaaaatacaaaattgatACAACTTCACAAGCACAAAATGGCTTGGCAGCACTGACAGGCATGTCGAGAGTGGCCTGTGCTGGCTGCACAACCACTCCAGCGTGTTCTGGGCGTACTAAACGCACACACAAGAACTTGCAAATGCGTGGGACCTGTGGCACTCCGGCCAGAGGCAGCCAGGCTCACACGCAGGGGTGTCTGTCTTTCGCCCGGCACTCGGCAGGCCAGCTGTCAACTGCAGATGTCGGGAAGGACAAAGGTCTCGAACAAATGGCCATAGTTTTGTTACTATACGTGCAAAATCTGCCCATGGAACACCAAGTGATCTCTGGAGAAAGGCAGCTGTGAGACACCGCAAGTGTGCGGGAGTCAGGCCTCGGCACTGCGGGACACACCGACGGCGAGTGCCGAAGTGACGATGGGGAAGGCACACCTACGGCAGAGCGCACCAACCCGGGGGTCGCGTTCCCCGGTTAGGAAGGCCGCGCTCAAAGCCTCGTATTTCGCATACTCCGTTATGCGAGATCTCATCTTCTCCCCACCCTGGAGTCccgtccctgccagccccggctCTGCGCCGCTCTCtgcgcggccccggcggggccCGCAGGCTCAGGCGTGCTCAGCCGCTGCCTAGGAAGGCCAGGAAGGGCTGCCCCGGCTCTCTCGGAGGATCCGAGCCGCTCGCTgccgccccggggccgggcggggaaGGACGGAGCGCGCCTCGCCTCGGGGTGCGGTGGCGGTGCCGAGCAGAACGATAGGGCGAGGCCCAGGCCGCTGGGGCGGCGCCGGTGCCACGGAACCGGTGCCGGGGTGGCCGCCgtcccgggcggggcggggcggggagcggcgcgGCCGGGACGGGCcgaggggagaggaggggccGCGCCCGCTCACCCGCTCACCTGcccgccggccgcggcggccgccgccatgTTAGAGCCGCGCtgggggcggccgcggggcggggtCGCGAGACGCGCGCTGGGCGGCGCTGGGCCGGGCGGGCGgcccgcggccgggccgggctggcgTGCGCTTTCGGGGCCAGGAGCCCCGGCACGCCCCCAGAGTCACGGAATCGGTTTAAGAAAGTACCcctgagatcatcaagtccggCCTAGGACTGATCACCATCGCCTCAGCTAGGTCATgccactgagtgccacatctaatctttccttaaacatctcctgggacggtgactccaccacctccccgggtGGGGAGGTCTAATGATCcttttttgtgaagaaattttgttttcctctggcacagcttgacACTATGTCCTctagtcctgtcactggttgcctgggagaagagaccgacccccacctggctacagcctcctttcagggaatCGTAGAGAACagtaaggtctcccctgaggctcctttcctccaggctgaacaaccccagctccctcagccacttctcATAAGACTTATGCTCCAGACTCTTCCCCACCTCacttgcccttctctggacatgctgcagcacctcaatgtccttcctgaacTGACGGTCCCAGAACTCCACGCAGTAGAAATGGTCTAACACTGAAACAGGAGCCCCAGCCTGGGCGTGAGTCAAGACAGGGCTTCGTGCTGGGAAGGAGCTCGACAGCAGGCATGGGGTACCCCCACCGGGAGCCAGGGCTCGGGGAGGGGTCCTGCGTGGGCCAGCGAGAGACCCCGGTGGGCAGTGGGTAggaggaactgggagagacCTCTGATACCTCTGGGATGTCTCCTGGATCATATTTGCTCACAATCCAGAAAAAGTGTGCttgcttgaattttttttttaactatatcctatggtttctttatttttaagaacaGATCCTATGTCTACGTATGCATATCACAGAATTAATTAGGTTGCGACagacctctgagatcactgagtccagcctACGACCAAAACCCACCATGCCCACTAAACCATAGCACAAAGTGCCACATCTTGTCTTTCCTTAAAAATCTTCAGGGACTgagactccaccacctccctgggcagtccattccaatgtctaatcaccctttctgagaagaaattctttcaaAATACATGTCACtcataaagaaaacatttgtgcCTTTAATTTACAGCTAATTCACACCGTATGTATTACTCCCTTGCAACTTGCAAATCACCTTGGTGCCTGAGAGCCCCTCTCCCGCGCCGGCTCCAGGAGTGGGCCCACTGCTGCGACAGTGCTTTGGATTGAGTTTGGCTGTAAAGGAACACAAAATGTTTATGACATCCACATGTGCAAGCAACTGTTGCCATGTTGCTATTTTTATAATCATTTTACTGCATAGCACAAGCTGAAGAATAGAAAAAGCCATttccagtgtgtgtgtgtgcacgcaCTCATGTGCAAGTaggacaaaagaaaatgtttgatCAAGCTACAACAAAAATATGTCTGAAAACTTGGAGCTTTATTTAGAATTTAATTTACACCGAATACTCAAGTTAGCAGAAATAGTCATTGTAAATTATGTGTAACTGATATACAAAGAACAAGAGTTGTGTGTGCAAATATATGAATAAGCTGTCCCTCATGGAATTAATTACGTGCATGCCTCTGCTTGTTCAGACCACTGAAACTAGATGTAGTGTGTATGATGGAGGAATGGAACTACAGTACAAGTATTATATTGCAAATATCtaattttcatggaaaaaattcTGTGGGTGGCTTCCATTTCAGCTAGGTAGCTTTAAACAAATAGAAACCTCAAATAAGAAAACTAGACATGTTAAAGGTataaaactgacaagaggaattGCTTTAATCCCTTATTTTAGCTTCTAAAAATATCTCTAGGGTATTTAAAATCATGAAAAGAAGGACTGTAATGGAGAAGAAGAAACTGGTATAAGagttctgtattttttcattctACATTCAAGTTCAGTGTTTTCAATCAACAAGATAGAGCTACCAGTTTAGAATTGTGAAAGGCAAGGTAGTTATTAAAGTCatgtttaataataaaaaatgacTTATCAGCTAGTCCAATTAACATGATAGGATAAGAAAATTAAGTAATTAAAtatgggaaaagagagagagagggaaccTCTGGAAGTTATTCTGTTGTATTCCCTCACAGAGGTGTGATGTACATGAGGTGAAGGGGCTTTTTGATATGTTTTGGGGTTCTGAGGTGCTTGTCTCTATTAGCAACTGGTAGCTACAGACTTAATCAGAATGATTAAATAGAGACTGCCTCAAATTCAATAGAGTTAATATCtatttctttctgcatttgCAAATCGACTCTTAAAATTCCCAATGAGTTTAAAGGAACTTGGGCAGaaaatgaatacattttttttattcagactGAACACTCACCATATTTTACATTGGTTTggtattgcttttttttccaaaatatataGCCTATCACCTATTTATTACTATTCCTGAATCGCTGTCCATAAGTGAACAAACAATCATTTTTCCTTTGGGTTACCCAGAATAATGACTGATTTGTTatacatatttttcaaaaaaacttTTCATATTTATGTAGTAAAAATGTGCTTATGTGAGGATAAGTAGTTGCAACAAGACAACGTGACCTTATAGTATGTGATAACAGAACACAGAAATAGGGGAAAGCACAGACATCTGCTTTTACTGACAAAGGTGATTGGGCAGAACTGGAGGTTACTGATTTTGTAAATCATCAGGCTACAGGTGCTTTGGGAAGTGACACCTTTTGTTCTCTACTTCAGAGGCTTCCTGGTATGTGCGTGCTTCAGCCACACACCAAGGATATAGGAGGTTGTCATTGTATTGCTTTAGAGACTACGTTATAGAAACACAGATTTGCTAGGGACAATGAAATTCAGattaaaactgatttaaaatGTGACACGTCTCTGTTGGATGCTGTCTTGTTCCGTCCACATGCTTCACCATCTCTGGGGAAAACTCTTCTGTGGAAGAGTTTTATCACAGTCCAGCAACTGACACTTGGACAATTATGATTTGATGTGCTAAATCATTCTGCcattttttttacttctcaaTGACTTTGACAGTACTTTACTGAAAAACCAATAGCACAATATCTCTTTGTAACTTAACCTGTTGTTGTAGTTGAAATATACTAAAAACCAATGCCTAGTATGTGATGCTTTTATTCACCAAAGTTAATAATCTTCAGAATTCAGTTATTCTTTGCCTATGATATTCGAAAAGGTACAGCGCTGTATGGCTTTTCCACAagggtattttttaaaaactgcatctacattttataattatttattaatttacatTGGAAGGGATTTCtggaggtcatctagtccaacctcccAAAAAAAGTACATTCAACTAGAGAATTACTTTCCATCTCACATGTTTGTGCAGTTTTGCTACTTATAGGACATCCATCAAAGAATAAAAGCACTATCTGGGACAAATTTAAAATTGCCTGTGTTAAACTaataatacataaaaataagtACAATTAACTTGTTTTTGAGGTTATTAAATACATTTCACCTGGAaagtaaaatgcaaaatattgcaGATGAATGcgtatttcctttttttcttcttgtaacCGGAAATATGTTATCAGTGTTTATCAGGTGAAAGCCAGAAGCCTGAGGAAAGATCAGTAGGATATCCCACCTGCATTCCAGCTATTGCTCCAGAAGAGTGCAGTTCTCTCGTAGGTCCAGTAGCTGCAAGCCCTGTGCAGATGTTTCAAATACTCAGCGCTGTCTAAAGCATTCAGGAATTTGAACCACTTCTCTCACTCATGCTATTAATCTTGCTGATGGCACTGATAACATCCCAATGACCCTTTAGCAGGGTCAGGAGCAGAATTTTGGGAGGTAgctgttgaggttttttttccaataaataaTACAAAGTTGATCCTATATCTAAACAGTTCAGACTATTTTCAGTTTGAAGGTAATGATTAACTGGAATGGTTAGGCTGTTGCCTGGgaaacattaattaattattcTAGTATTATGTGTgatataaattaatatattatacACAATGGTGAGTGTATGGAAAGAAGATAAAACAGTCCAGATGCAACCTATGGCAAAATCATCCCAGCAGACTGCATCACATGGATGAACGACCTTGTTTGAATCCAGCTTCACTCTGACTTGACAACTGAATACTACCCTGGAGAATAAAGACCACCACCACTGTGACAAGCCTGCTGGAGAGGAGGTCCAACAGGTTTATGAATACTCTGTCTTACTTTGCTATCAGCACAATTTGGACATATCTTTCATTCAAATATAGCTAACTCTTGACTTTGTTCCCTGGCCCTTCTGCATGCTGCAGTGTTCCTG
This sequence is a window from Anomalospiza imberbis isolate Cuckoo-Finch-1a 21T00152 chromosome 1, ASM3175350v1, whole genome shotgun sequence. Protein-coding genes within it:
- the LRRC72 gene encoding leucine-rich repeat-containing protein 72 isoform X5 — translated: MRSRITEYAKYEALSAAFLTGERDPRAIEKQLKICGYKSNVDVIALYLARQGLRSIPSLSQFRRLKYLWINNNKIQDLTFLIKNYYLTELYLNHNELTDISGALKHLCSLQILFLHNNELKKLGQTVKELKGMISLQTLIVTQRERESALHLYNPKRAWVMQSIAFGKRVDTSLGTTVGSNRCTQPARRPIMPSGHEFGNNTNKVPFEDPEDVVLVRAMTRSLMEFSSVDWNKVATCHERRLKNKAEEPLEKQTVQFR